The stretch of DNA GCTAAGACGGAACAACCCGCGGGTGCCGGGGCGTTATACCGCGGACGATTAGGGAGAGACGGACATGGTTGAACGGCGAGGACAGCCTTTGGCGCGCGACGCGATGGCGTATGTGCTGGCCGGCGGCCGCGGCAGTCGTCTGATGGAGCTGACCGATACGCGCGCGAAACCCGCGGTGTATTTCGGCGGCAAGGCACGCATCATCGATTTCGCGCTGTCGAACGCGATCAATTCGGGTATCCGCCGGATCGGCGTGGCCACGCAGTACAAGGCGCATTCGCTCATACGCCACCTCCAGAGCGGCTGGAACTTCCTGCGCTCCGAGCGCAACGAGAGCTTCGACATCCTGCCCGCCTCGCAGCGCATCAGCGAGTTCCAATGGTATGAGGGCACCGCCGACGCGGTGTACCAGAATATCGACATCATCGAGAGCCACGCGCCCGAATACATGGTCATCCTGGCGGGCGATCACATCTACAAGATGGATTACGAGCTGATCCTGCAGCAGCATTGCGAGACCGGCGCGGACGTTACGATCGCCTGCCTCGAAGTGCCGCGGATGGAGGCGGTCGGCTTCGGCGTGATGGCAGTCGACGAGCATGACAACGTTACCGCGTTCGTCGAGAAGCCCGCCGATCCGCCCGCCGTGCCCGGCAGCCCCGATATCGCGCTGGCATCGATGGGAATCTACGTCTTCCACACTAAACTGCTGTTCGACGAACTGCGCCGCGATGCCGAGACGCCCGGCTCCTCGCGCGATTTCGGCAAGGACATCATCCCGTACCTCGTGAAGCACGGCAAGGCGGTCGCGCACCGCTTCTCTGATAGCTGCGTGCGGTCGGGCACCGAGGTCGACGCCTATTGGCGCGACGTCGGCACGGTCGATGCGTATTGGGAAGCAAATATCGACCTCACCGACGTGGTGCCGAAGCTCGACCTGTATGATCACAGCTGGCCGCTCTGGACCTATTCCGAGGTGACGCCGCCCGCAAAGTTCGTCCATGCCGACGACGGCCGTCGCGGCGAAGCGGTATCGAGCCTCGTCTCGGGCGACTGCATCATCTCCGGCTCCTCGATCCACCGCAGTCTGATCTTCACCGGCACGCGGGCCCATAGCTATTCGATGCTGGATCAGGCGGTGATCCTGCCGCACTGCGTGATCGGCCGGGGCGCCCGCCTGTCTAAGGTCGTGGTCGATCGCGGCGTACACATCCCGGACGGATTGGTGGTCGGCGAAGACGCGGAATCCGACGCCCAACGCTTCCGCCGCACGGACAGCGGCGTCGTGCTGGTGACGAAATCCATGATCGACCGGCTGACCACGTGATGACGAGCGCAAGTCCTCCCCGGCACGGGGAGGGGGACGGTTCGCCATCGGCGAAGGGTGGAGGGGGCGCATCGCGCGCGTATCGTCTGCGAGCGCGGGCGTACCGTCCGCGAGTATATCGTCTGCGAACGCGGGCGTATTGTCTGCGGAAGCCCCCCTCCGCCATGCTTTGCATGGTCCCCCTACCCGTGCCGGGGCGGATGTGATGCGCGTCCTCTCCGTTGCGTCCGAAGCCTACCCGCTCATAAAGACCGGCGGTCTCGCAGATGTCGTCGGCGCGCTCCCGGCGGCGCTCGCCCCGCATGGGGCAACGCTCACCACGTTCCTCCCGGGCTATCCTGCGATCGCCCCGCTCACCAGGCGCGCAAAAGTCGTCCATCGCTATGCCGACCTGCTCGGCACCGAAGCCCGAATCCTGAAGACCAAGATCGGCGACCACCCGCTTTTGGTCCTCGACGCCCCTGCGCTGTTCGCCCGAGGCGGCGGCCCGTACGGCGATGCGACCGGCGCGGACTGGGCCGACAACTGGCGCCGCTTCGCCGCCTTCAGCCGCGCCGCCGCCGACCTCGCCTCGGGCGTGGTCCCTGGCTACGACTTCGACATTCTCCACGCGCACGACTGGCAGGCTGCGATGGCCCCTGCCTATCTCCGCTACGCGCCTGGGCCCCGCTTCCCCGCTAAGACGGTCGTCACGATCCACAACATCGCGTTCCAGGGCCGCTACGGCTACGACATCTTCGCTGGCCTCGCGCTCCCCGACATCGCCTTTGCGCTCGACGGCGTCGAATATTACGGCGGTGTCGGTTTCCTCAAGGCCGGGCTCGAAGCCGCCGACGCGATCACGACCGTCAGCCCGACCTACGCCGCTGAAATCCGTCGTGGCGAGTTCGGCATGGGGCTAGAAGGTCTGATCAACGACCGCGCCAACCGGGTGACGGGCATCGTCAACGGCATCGACCCCGCCGTCTGGAACCCGGAGACCGACGCCTCCCTCCCCGCCCGCTACACCGCGCGCACGCTGGCCCGGCGCCGCACCAACAAGCGTGCGGTCGAAACACGCTTCGGCCTCGACACCGGCAACGGCCCGATCTTCACCGTCATCAGCCGCCTCACATGGCAAAAGGGCATGGACGTGCTGGCCGACACGCTGGACGAACTCGTCGCGCTCGGCGGCCGGCTCGCGCTGCTCGGGTCGGGCGATGCCGCGCTCGAACAGGCCTTCCTCGCCGCCGCCGAACGCCACCCCGGCCGGATCGGCGTGTGCATCGGCTATGACGAACCCGTGTCGCACCTGCTGCAGGGCGGCGCCGACGCGATCCTGATCCCGTCGCGGTTCGAGCCCTGCGGCCTGACTCAGCTCTACGGCCTTGCCTATGGCTGCATTCCCGTCGTCGCTCGCACCGGCGGGCTTGCCGACACCGTGATCGACGCAAACGAGGCCGCGATCGCCGCGGGCGTCGCCACCGGCGTCCAGCATGACGGCGTCACGCCGGAAGCGCTCAGCCACGCGCTGCGCCGAACGCTCGCCCTCTATGCACGCCCCGATCGCTGGGCCATGTTGCAGCGCAACGCAATGCGGGCCGACTTCTCGTGGGACGAGAGCGGTCGCCGCTACGCAGACCTTTACGCAAGCCTGACGGGGACCGCATGATCCGCACCGTATCGACCACGCCCTACACCGACCAGAAGCCCGGCACGTCCGGCCTGCGCAAGAAGGTGAAGGTCTTCCAGCAGGCGAATTACGTCGAGAACTTCGTCCAGAGCGTGTTCGACGTCGTGGCGGACAAGGCTGGCGCGACCTTGGTGATCGGCGGCGACGGTCGTTTCCTCAACCGCGAGGTGATCCAGGTCGCGATCCGCATGGCGGCGGCGAACGGCTTTGGTCGTGTGATCGTCGGCCGCGGCGGCATCCTCTCCACCCCCGCCGCAAGCCACATGATCCGCAAGCGCGGCGCGATCGGCGGACTCGTCCTCTCGGCGAGCCACAACCCCGGCGGTCCCGACGAGGATTTCGGGATCAAGTACAACATCGCCAATGGCGGCCCCGCGCCCGAATCGATCACCGATGCGATTAACGCGCGCACGCTGGAGATCGACCGCTGGCTGACCGTCGACGCCGCCGACATCGATCTCGACCAGGACGGCGACGTCATGGTTGGCGACATGCCCGTCGAGGTTGTCGACCCGGTCGAGGATTATGCCGCGCTGATGGAAACGCTGTTCGACTTCGACGCGATCCGAGCCGCCAAGCTGACGATGGCGTTCGACGCGATGAGCGCGGTTACCGGGCCCTATGCGACCGAGATTCTCGAACGCCGCCTTGGCTTCGCGCCCGGCACGGTCCGCAACGGCGAACCGCTCCCCGATTTCGGCGGGCACCACCCCGATCCCAACCTCGTCCATGCACACGACTTGTACGAGTCGATGATGGCGCCGGACGCACCCGATTTCGGCGCCGCCTCGGATGGCGACGGCGACCGCAACCTGATCATTGGCAAGCACCGCTTCGTAACCCCGTCGGACAGCCTGGCGATGCTGGCAGCGAATGCGCACCTAGCCCCCGGCTATGCGAGCGGCTTGAAGGGGATCGCCCGCTCGATGCCGACCAGCGCCGCTGCCGACCGCGTGGCCGAAGCCCTCGGCATCCCAGCGTACGAGACGCCGACCGGCTGGAAGTTCTTCGGCAACCTGCTCGACGCGGGCATGGCGACGATCTGCGGCGAGGAGAGCGCGGGCACTGGCTCCGATCACGTTCGTGAGAAGGACGGGCTTTGGGCGGTGCTGCTGTGGCTCAACATCCTCGCCGTTCGTGGCGACAGCGTCGATGCGATCGCGCGCGATCACTGGGCGAAGTTCGGCCGCAACTATTACGCCCGCCACGATTACGAGGGCATCGAGACGCCGCGCGCCGACGCGCTGATGGCCGCCCTGCGTTCGAGCCTCGCCACGCTGCCCGGCCAGCAGTTCGGCGATCTCACCGTCGAGACCGCGGACGAGTTCGCCTATACCGATCCAACCGATGGCTCTATAAGCCGTAACCAGGGCGTCCGCGTCCTCTTCGAGGGTGGCAGCCGGGTCGTGTTCCGCCTGTCGGGCACCGGCACCACCGGCGCGACGCTGCGCGTATACCTCGAACGCTACGAACCCGTCGGCGGCGACCTCGACCGCGACACCGGCGAGATGCTCGCCAGCATCGTCGCCGCCGCGGAATCGATCGCGGGGATTGCCCGGCATACCGGCCGCACCGCGCCCGACGTGGTCACCTGATCCGCAACGGCCGATAGCATGACGACCAGACGCCGCCGCAGCGCGCTCTACATGCCCGCCTCGAACGCCCGCGCCATCGCCAAGGCGCGGATGCTCGCATGCGACGTCGTGATCCTCGACCTGGAGGACGCCGTCGCCCCCGACGAAAAGGCCGCGGCGCGACACCGGGTGGTCGAAACTGTCCGCGAAGGCGGGTTCGGCGACCGCGAACTGGTGGTGCGGGTCAACGGCATCGACACCGCCTGGTATGCCGATGACATCGCCGCGAACCACGCGATCGGCATCGCCGCGGTGCTCGTCCCGAAGGTCTCGTCGGTCGCCGACCTGGTCGCGATCCGCGCCTCGCTCGGCAAAAACGGCCCGCCGATCTGGGCAATGATCGAGACATGCGCCGCCATCCTCGCCCTCCCCGCTTTATCCGCAGCCGCCACCGAGACGCGCCTTACCGCGCTGATCGCGGGCACCAACGACCTCGCCAAGGACATGCGCTGCCGCCTCGGCACCGATCGCATGCCACTGATCCCGGCGCTGACCGCGACCGTGATGGCAGCGCGCGCCGCCGGCATCGTAGCACTGGACGGCGTTTGCAACGCGCTGGACGACCCGACCCGCTTTGCCGCCGAGTGCATGCAGGGTGCCGTACTGGGGTTCGACGGAAAGACGCTGATCCACCCCTCGCAAATCGATGCGGCGAACGCAGGTTTTGGTCCGAGCGAAGCCGAATTGGCGTGGGCGCGCCAGATCGTCGCGGCGTTCGAAGCCCCCGAAACTGCCGACAAAGGCGCCATCCGGCTAAACGGCCACATGGTCGAACGCCTCCATCTGGCCGAAGCAGAAGCCATACTGGCCCTCTAACGGGTCGGGGCGCGCTGGGTTATCCACCGCCGCGGCACAGGTGGCGCTGCCGCTAAGTACTGCGGCCCCGCGTCTCCAGTTGCGGCCTCACTCCAATTTCGGCTCACGTCCGCGCCTGCTCAGCCTAGGACCGAAAATCTCTTGTCGTCTCGGCATTGTCAGACGTCTATCACCTTGGCGATGGGAGCTTATCAATGACGAACATCAACCCCGACCAGGCGAGCTCGTCACCGGGCACGAATTCGGACACGCCCAGCGCATCGATCGCAGCCACGCAGTCCGACGCGGCACCGCCCCCTCGGCTGCCGCGCGGTACGGGTCGTCGCCTGCACGGCGCGATCGCGCACAAGCTGGGCACCGCGATCCTGTCGGGCGAATATCTGCCGGGCGACACCTTGTCGGGCGAGGTCGCGTTCTCGGAGGCGCTGGACGTGTCGCGCAGTGCCTACCGCGAGGCGGTCCAGGTGCTGATGGCGAAGGGGCTGGTCGAAAGTCGGCCGAAAACCGGCACGCGCGTCCTGCCGCGCAATCGCTGGAACCTGCTCGATCCCGACGTACTCGCCTGGGCCTTTGCCGGGGAACCTGACATCGCCTTCGTCCGCGGGCTGTTCGAACTCCGCGCGATCGTCGAGCCCGCCGCCGCCGCGCTGGCCGCTGAACGACGCGATCGCGCCGACCTCGCGGTGATGAAGGAATCGCTCGCCGCGATGCGTCGCCATACGCTTGCCACCGAAGCCGGCCGGGCCGCGGACCGCGAGTTCCACAACGCCGTGCTGCAGGCGACCCGCAACGACGCGCTGGTCGTGCTCAGCGCCAGCATCGGCGCGGCGGTAAGCTGGACCACGCAGTTCAAGCAACGCACCCGTTCGCTGCCGCGCAACCCGATCCCCGACCACGTCCGTGTCTACGAAGCGATCGCGGCGAGCGATCCCGCCGCCGCCAACGCCGCGATGCGCAAGCTCGTGGACTTGGCGCTCGATGATACGCAACTTGCGATGACGCGGTAGGCGTCGGTCTCAGGCCGGCGTCAAACGGTGCCCCGGCCATACGCGATACCCGTCTCCAGCCCGCGCAGTTCGGCCAGCCCGCGCAACCGCCCGATCAGCGAATAGCCGGGATTGGTCCGCTTGGTCAGGTCGTCGACCATCTGGTGTCCGTGATCAGGGCGCATCGGCAGCGACCGCCCCGTGCGCGCCTGCAAGGCGACCAGTTCGGTCATGATCGCGGGCATGTTGGCATCACCCTCCAGATGCGCCGCCTCATGAAACGCGCCACCGCGTTCGCGCTGCACCGATCGCAGATGCACGAAGCCGATGCGCTCGCCGAGCCGCCGGACTATCCCCGGCAGGTCGTTGTCCGCGCGCACGCCGAACGACCCGCTGCAGAAACACAACCCGTTGGCGACCGACGGCACCGCCGCGAACAGCGCGCTCACGTCTGCCTCGGTGCTGACCACGCGTGGCAGGCCGAAGATCGGGAACGGCGGATCGTCGGGATGCACCACCAACCGAATGCCCTCGGCCTCAGCGACCGGACACACCGCCTCCAGGAATGCCACATGGTTATCGCGCAACCGGCCCGCGTCGATGTCGGCATAGGTTGCGATCTGTTCGAGCAACTGCACCGAACTGAAACTCTCCTCGCTCCCCGGCAGACCGGCGATGATCGTCCGCTCCAGCGTCGCGCGTGCCGCCTCGTCCATCGCCGCGAACCGATCGGCCGCGATCGCGACAACATCGGGCGCGTAGTCACGCTCGGCACCGGGGCGGCGCAGGATATGGATATCATAGACGGCCAGCGCATGAAGCTCGAACCGCAACGCCCGCGCACCATCCGGCAACGCCCAGCTCAGGTCGGTCCGCGTCCAGTCGAGCAACGGCATGAAATTATAGGTCACCACCTCAATGCCCTGCCCCGCCAGATTCCTGAGGCTTGCGACATAGGCCTCGATCAGCCGGTCCCAGTCGCCCGAGCGGCGCTTCAGATCCTCGACGACGGGCAGGCTCTCGACCACTTTCCAGTCCAGCCCGGCATCCTCGATCATGGCGCGACGCGCGGCGATGGCGTCCTCGGTCCACACATCGCCATTGGCGACCTCGTGCAGCGCCGTGACGATCCCCGTCGCGCCGGCCTGGCGGATGGCGCTGAGCGGCACCGGGTCGTTCGGGCCAAACCAGCGCATGGTCTGGGTCATCATCATTCGCCGACTTCCATCCTGTGTCTATCGCCCGCCCGCGCTGCGAGCGTTGTCGGAGCCGCTATAGATTTGGTCGGACACCTTGCAAAACCGTTTGCAGCGTCTGTTACGTTCCGCCCTTCCCCCACGACCTCGCCGCATTACCCGCACGCCTCGGCTATAATCGATTGTTGTACCCGGCGAGCGTGGGATGAGTGCTGCGACCCACGTTCGAGAGGTGAGTAAATGCGTTCCAATCTTCCTAAATATTACACGGCAGCCCTGATTCTCGTTGGCGCGACGACGCTTGGCGGTTGCGCGACGAAGGGCTTCGTCCGGGAGCAGATCGCTACCGTAAATACCCGCATCGACGGCATGGACGGTCGCCTGCGCACCGTCGAAGGCACGTCCGGCCAGGCGCTGGCCCAGGCTCAGGCGGCTGCCGGTCAGGCGCAGCAGAACGGCCAGCGGATCGACCAGATCAATGGCCGTGTCGACGGCATGGAACAGCAGTTGCAGCAGCGGCAGCGCAAGCCCCGCGGCTAAGCGTCACATCGCGCACGTCGATTGCCCGGCCGGACACGTCTGTTGAACATCACCGCGACTCTCGACGGGCCGTGCCACCGCGCCTTGCGCATTGGCACGGCCACGGCGTTGGCGATCGCGTTGCTTGCACCGCAGCTTTGTCTGGCCGCGTCGTCCAGCGCAAAAGCATCACCCAGCGCACACGTTCGCAAGCGCAAGCCACCGGCGGCAAAAGTGGTAACCCCGCCCGCCGTGTCGGCAGAAGATGCCGCGCAAGCTCTCGCCCCCGCGCGATCGGACGACGCCAGCCGCATGATCGCATGGGTCGCGGCCGCGCGCGACAATGGCGCGCTTCCCTATGTCGTCATCGACAAGCAGGCGGCGATGCTGTTCCTGTTCAACGCGAAGGGCGACTTTCTCGGGCAGGCGCCGGTGCTTCTGGGCGTTGGCATCGGCGATGATTCGTCGCCGGGCGTCGGCGCAAAAAGTCTGGCCGAGATCGGCCCTGCCGAACGGACCACGCCAGCGGGCCGGTTCATCGCCAAGTTCGGCCGTGCTCTGGGTCACCAACGCGTCTTGTGGGTCGATTATACGAACTCGGTCGCGCTCCACGCGGTGATCACCACCAACAAGGCCGAGCACCGGGTCGAGCGCTTGCAGTCCCCCACACCCGACGACAACCGCGTCAGCTTCGGCTGCATCAACGTCGGCACCGGTTTCTACAGCAAGAAGCTGCGCCCGCTATTCCAGCGCAAGGGCGGCATGGTCTATATCCTGCCCGACACCAAATCGCTGGATGAGGTGTTCCCGCGCGTGCGCCTGCTGCCGTATCTCGACACGGTCGCGAGCGAATAGACCATAGCGCCCACGTGGCGCAGTCCGGGGTCCAGCGCAGATCGTGCCGTACCGACCTGGAAGGGGAAAGTTATGATGATGCTGATGGCGGCCCTACTGGCCGCGGCCGACCGCCCGGTCGTGGTGAGTTCCGTGACGACCGCGCAGCTCGTCGAACTCTGCCGCGGCAACGACACCGATCCCAC from Sphingomonas sp. HMP9 encodes:
- the glgC gene encoding glucose-1-phosphate adenylyltransferase translates to MVERRGQPLARDAMAYVLAGGRGSRLMELTDTRAKPAVYFGGKARIIDFALSNAINSGIRRIGVATQYKAHSLIRHLQSGWNFLRSERNESFDILPASQRISEFQWYEGTADAVYQNIDIIESHAPEYMVILAGDHIYKMDYELILQQHCETGADVTIACLEVPRMEAVGFGVMAVDEHDNVTAFVEKPADPPAVPGSPDIALASMGIYVFHTKLLFDELRRDAETPGSSRDFGKDIIPYLVKHGKAVAHRFSDSCVRSGTEVDAYWRDVGTVDAYWEANIDLTDVVPKLDLYDHSWPLWTYSEVTPPAKFVHADDGRRGEAVSSLVSGDCIISGSSIHRSLIFTGTRAHSYSMLDQAVILPHCVIGRGARLSKVVVDRGVHIPDGLVVGEDAESDAQRFRRTDSGVVLVTKSMIDRLTT
- the glgA gene encoding glycogen synthase GlgA, which produces MRVLSVASEAYPLIKTGGLADVVGALPAALAPHGATLTTFLPGYPAIAPLTRRAKVVHRYADLLGTEARILKTKIGDHPLLVLDAPALFARGGGPYGDATGADWADNWRRFAAFSRAAADLASGVVPGYDFDILHAHDWQAAMAPAYLRYAPGPRFPAKTVVTIHNIAFQGRYGYDIFAGLALPDIAFALDGVEYYGGVGFLKAGLEAADAITTVSPTYAAEIRRGEFGMGLEGLINDRANRVTGIVNGIDPAVWNPETDASLPARYTARTLARRRTNKRAVETRFGLDTGNGPIFTVISRLTWQKGMDVLADTLDELVALGGRLALLGSGDAALEQAFLAAAERHPGRIGVCIGYDEPVSHLLQGGADAILIPSRFEPCGLTQLYGLAYGCIPVVARTGGLADTVIDANEAAIAAGVATGVQHDGVTPEALSHALRRTLALYARPDRWAMLQRNAMRADFSWDESGRRYADLYASLTGTA
- a CDS encoding alpha-D-glucose phosphate-specific phosphoglucomutase → MIRTVSTTPYTDQKPGTSGLRKKVKVFQQANYVENFVQSVFDVVADKAGATLVIGGDGRFLNREVIQVAIRMAAANGFGRVIVGRGGILSTPAASHMIRKRGAIGGLVLSASHNPGGPDEDFGIKYNIANGGPAPESITDAINARTLEIDRWLTVDAADIDLDQDGDVMVGDMPVEVVDPVEDYAALMETLFDFDAIRAAKLTMAFDAMSAVTGPYATEILERRLGFAPGTVRNGEPLPDFGGHHPDPNLVHAHDLYESMMAPDAPDFGAASDGDGDRNLIIGKHRFVTPSDSLAMLAANAHLAPGYASGLKGIARSMPTSAAADRVAEALGIPAYETPTGWKFFGNLLDAGMATICGEESAGTGSDHVREKDGLWAVLLWLNILAVRGDSVDAIARDHWAKFGRNYYARHDYEGIETPRADALMAALRSSLATLPGQQFGDLTVETADEFAYTDPTDGSISRNQGVRVLFEGGSRVVFRLSGTGTTGATLRVYLERYEPVGGDLDRDTGEMLASIVAAAESIAGIARHTGRTAPDVVT
- a CDS encoding HpcH/HpaI aldolase/citrate lyase family protein; protein product: MTTRRRRSALYMPASNARAIAKARMLACDVVILDLEDAVAPDEKAAARHRVVETVREGGFGDRELVVRVNGIDTAWYADDIAANHAIGIAAVLVPKVSSVADLVAIRASLGKNGPPIWAMIETCAAILALPALSAAATETRLTALIAGTNDLAKDMRCRLGTDRMPLIPALTATVMAARAAGIVALDGVCNALDDPTRFAAECMQGAVLGFDGKTLIHPSQIDAANAGFGPSEAELAWARQIVAAFEAPETADKGAIRLNGHMVERLHLAEAEAILAL
- a CDS encoding FadR/GntR family transcriptional regulator, with protein sequence MTNINPDQASSSPGTNSDTPSASIAATQSDAAPPPRLPRGTGRRLHGAIAHKLGTAILSGEYLPGDTLSGEVAFSEALDVSRSAYREAVQVLMAKGLVESRPKTGTRVLPRNRWNLLDPDVLAWAFAGEPDIAFVRGLFELRAIVEPAAAALAAERRDRADLAVMKESLAAMRRHTLATEAGRAADREFHNAVLQATRNDALVVLSASIGAAVSWTTQFKQRTRSLPRNPIPDHVRVYEAIAASDPAAANAAMRKLVDLALDDTQLAMTR
- the uxuA gene encoding mannonate dehydratase; its protein translation is MMMTQTMRWFGPNDPVPLSAIRQAGATGIVTALHEVANGDVWTEDAIAARRAMIEDAGLDWKVVESLPVVEDLKRRSGDWDRLIEAYVASLRNLAGQGIEVVTYNFMPLLDWTRTDLSWALPDGARALRFELHALAVYDIHILRRPGAERDYAPDVVAIAADRFAAMDEAARATLERTIIAGLPGSEESFSSVQLLEQIATYADIDAGRLRDNHVAFLEAVCPVAEAEGIRLVVHPDDPPFPIFGLPRVVSTEADVSALFAAVPSVANGLCFCSGSFGVRADNDLPGIVRRLGERIGFVHLRSVQRERGGAFHEAAHLEGDANMPAIMTELVALQARTGRSLPMRPDHGHQMVDDLTKRTNPGYSLIGRLRGLAELRGLETGIAYGRGTV